One stretch of Tepiditoga spiralis DNA includes these proteins:
- the rlmD gene encoding 23S rRNA (uracil(1939)-C(5))-methyltransferase RlmD gives MDLCSAYGRCGACSKLDIDYENQLKEKEDKVLKIFENLKLSPKRYHGIIGSPEIYAYRNKMEYTFGNEAKDAPLIVGFRGRKKKFDVFYTPDCKLVDDDFNKIVVCTKEFFSSRDYTFRNYRKHTGYLRHLSVRKGINTNEILINIATDFTDENDGDIQLWAEELKNLKLNGKIVSILHSKTTSKGNVLKADKLEVIFGDMFFHEKVLDLSFKVGPFSFFQTNTHGAEVLYSTAMKYVENADVAYDLYSGTGTIASLLSKYVKKVYAVELVEEAVKMAKLNAEMNNINNVEFLCGDVKDKIKELPKPDFVVFDPPRAGLNPKVISFIKRQSFKKIIYVSCNPETLAQDLKALENFYSIEDLHIVDMFPHTPHVESVCLLVKK, from the coding sequence ATGGATTTATGTTCAGCATATGGAAGATGTGGTGCTTGTTCAAAACTTGATATAGATTATGAAAATCAATTAAAGGAAAAAGAGGATAAAGTATTAAAAATATTTGAAAATTTAAAGCTATCTCCAAAAAGATACCATGGAATAATTGGTTCTCCAGAAATATATGCTTATAGGAATAAAATGGAGTATACTTTTGGAAATGAAGCAAAGGATGCACCACTTATTGTTGGTTTTAGAGGTAGGAAAAAAAAGTTCGATGTTTTTTATACACCAGATTGTAAACTTGTTGATGATGACTTTAATAAGATAGTTGTTTGTACAAAAGAATTTTTTTCTTCAAGAGATTATACTTTCAGAAATTATAGAAAACATACAGGATATTTAAGGCATTTATCTGTAAGAAAAGGTATAAATACAAATGAAATATTGATAAATATAGCAACTGATTTTACCGATGAAAATGATGGCGATATACAATTATGGGCAGAAGAATTAAAAAATTTAAAATTAAATGGAAAGATAGTATCCATTTTGCACAGTAAAACAACCTCAAAAGGAAATGTTTTAAAAGCTGATAAACTTGAAGTAATCTTTGGAGATATGTTTTTTCATGAAAAGGTTCTTGATTTAAGTTTTAAGGTTGGACCATTTTCATTCTTTCAAACGAATACGCATGGGGCTGAAGTATTGTATTCAACAGCTATGAAATACGTTGAAAATGCAGATGTTGCTTATGACTTGTATTCTGGAACGGGAACAATAGCTTCATTATTATCAAAGTATGTAAAAAAAGTGTATGCAGTTGAATTAGTTGAAGAAGCAGTTAAAATGGCAAAATTAAATGCTGAAATGAATAATATAAACAATGTTGAGTTTTTATGTGGAGATGTTAAAGACAAAATAAAAGAACTTCCAAAACCAGATTTTGTTGTTTTTGATCCACCACGTGCAGGACTCAATCCAAAGGTTATTTCATTTATAAAAAGACAATCGTTTAAAAAAATAATATATGTATCTTGTAATCCAGAAACCTTAGCACAAGATTTAAAAGCTTTAGAAAATTTTTATTCAATAGAAGATTTACACATAGTAGACATGTTTCCACACACTCCTCATGTGGAATCAGTTTGTTTGTTGGTGAAGAAATAA
- a CDS encoding tetratricopeptide repeat protein: MKPKYSIIYIDLKPDYAKLHNLPIKLPVLLEDFQKASKTNKLPLDIILRGLEAANEVSKDDYYRSYLVFYYFEAFKMNLEKDLTLAKKYLEKAKETSYDYRYHFYNALYLKKIKEVELSEFEFKQSISMNGNFAYSYYELGNLMFERKIYDEAFEYYQKAIDVNREFVLPNLKIADVYAENGRFTEALEYLKKCLDMDKNFIPAYQRIGVIFNQIQRFIDSVNFHEKALKLDSKNFELYYNYAYALSKLGRHRDAIKALEKAAELNKKDYIFHELSLEYKNIGEYILAFETEKKAFELATDKNKELIRITLLKLSTIMEDEELFFKLYNENEDLKNNYKTFKMIFELSSGNIEEAIKDLSFLNTEGLFLSLPYRLQNIEQFVEKLEKNVNKDIEKSIFESFNEEGILIPELLAEKLKENKFNGTHIGWLKEKNTDSKMMPNGLEIITNSLLLSGFNYGLSERISTVLSKYLWKDGLGIAFGRILLRIYQDRIFGENSTVEVFVQNTIEEIKDLSFKFAKVLSEYESYFMDFDTLLEIKIKSFEDALKVLISGMTLNLSLQEILDSEFNDDKIKELLRFLVVIDF, translated from the coding sequence ATGAAACCAAAATATTCAATAATATATATAGATTTAAAACCAGATTATGCTAAATTACATAATTTACCAATAAAATTACCAGTTTTACTTGAAGATTTTCAAAAAGCAAGTAAAACAAACAAACTACCTTTAGATATAATATTAAGGGGACTTGAGGCTGCAAACGAAGTTTCAAAAGATGATTATTATAGATCATATTTAGTTTTTTATTATTTTGAAGCTTTTAAAATGAATCTTGAAAAAGATTTAACTTTGGCAAAAAAATATCTTGAAAAAGCAAAAGAAACTTCTTATGATTATAGATATCATTTTTATAACGCTTTGTATTTGAAAAAAATAAAGGAAGTTGAACTTTCTGAATTTGAATTTAAACAATCAATTTCAATGAATGGTAACTTTGCTTATTCTTACTATGAACTTGGCAATTTAATGTTTGAAAGAAAAATTTACGATGAAGCGTTTGAATATTATCAAAAAGCAATAGATGTGAATAGAGAATTTGTTCTACCTAATTTGAAGATAGCGGATGTTTATGCCGAAAATGGTAGATTTACTGAAGCGCTTGAATATTTAAAAAAATGCTTAGATATGGATAAGAATTTTATACCAGCTTATCAAAGAATTGGGGTTATTTTTAATCAAATACAAAGATTTATTGATTCTGTGAATTTTCATGAAAAAGCTCTTAAATTAGATTCAAAAAACTTTGAACTATATTATAATTATGCTTATGCACTTTCAAAATTGGGAAGACATAGAGATGCTATTAAAGCCCTTGAAAAAGCTGCTGAGTTAAATAAAAAAGATTATATATTTCATGAATTATCTTTAGAATATAAAAATATTGGTGAATATATTTTAGCTTTTGAAACCGAAAAGAAAGCTTTTGAACTTGCAACTGATAAAAACAAAGAATTAATAAGGATTACATTATTAAAGTTATCAACTATAATGGAAGATGAAGAATTATTTTTTAAACTCTATAATGAAAATGAAGATTTGAAAAATAATTATAAAACATTTAAAATGATTTTTGAACTTTCTTCTGGAAATATTGAAGAGGCAATAAAAGATTTATCATTTTTAAATACAGAAGGTTTATTTTTATCTTTACCTTATAGATTACAAAATATAGAACAATTTGTAGAAAAGTTAGAAAAAAATGTAAATAAAGATATTGAAAAATCTATATTTGAAAGCTTCAATGAAGAAGGTATATTAATACCAGAACTTTTAGCAGAAAAACTAAAAGAAAATAAATTTAATGGAACACATATAGGATGGTTAAAAGAAAAAAATACTGATTCAAAAATGATGCCAAATGGTTTAGAAATAATAACAAACTCATTGCTTTTATCGGGATTTAACTATGGATTATCTGAAAGAATTTCAACTGTATTGTCTAAATATTTATGGAAGGATGGACTTGGAATTGCTTTTGGAAGAATTTTGTTGAGAATTTATCAAGATAGAATATTTGGAGAAAATTCTACTGTTGAAGTTTTTGTTCAAAATACTATTGAAGAAATTAAAGACTTAAGCTTTAAATTTGCTAAAGTACTTTCTGAATACGAAAGTTATTTTATGGACTTTGATACTTTATTAGAAATAAAAATTAAAAGTTTTGAAGATGCTTTAAAGGTTTTAATTTCTGGTATGACATTGAATTTGAGCTTACAAGAAATATTAGACTCTGAATTTAATGATGATAAAATAAAAGAATTACTTAGATTTTTAGTCGTAATAGACTTTTAG
- the tgt gene encoding tRNA guanosine(34) transglycosylase Tgt — protein sequence MNKIRYELLHVDKYTGARRGRIHTKRGIIETPVFMPVGTNATVKGLTGRMIEEVGSEIILANAFHLFLRPGLEVLNHFNGIHNFMNWKKPLLTDSGGFQVFSLKGRKITEEGVTFKSPLDGSTIMISPEKSMEIQQTIGSDIAMAFDECVDTKITDYNYFKESVDRTFRWAKRSYEAHNRDDQALFGIVQGGLYSDLRQRSLEQIISIPFDGYALGGLAVGEPYQESEKVLKEFANKLPQDKPRYIMGIGSPTMMLLSVENGMDMFDCVLPTRMGRHGTALTWKGKLNLKNSKMTFDDKPIEEGCTCYACQNHSRGYIKHLYKRDELLAKTLISIHNLHFNISFVKAMRKAIEEDRFREFKEEFFKTSTYPLKN from the coding sequence TAAGATATGAATTATTACACGTAGATAAGTATACTGGAGCTAGACGCGGTCGTATACATACTAAAAGAGGAATTATTGAAACACCAGTTTTTATGCCTGTTGGAACTAATGCAACGGTAAAAGGTTTAACTGGAAGAATGATTGAAGAAGTTGGATCAGAAATAATATTGGCAAATGCATTTCATTTGTTTTTAAGACCCGGTCTTGAAGTTTTAAATCATTTTAATGGAATTCATAACTTTATGAATTGGAAAAAACCTCTTTTAACTGATTCTGGTGGATTTCAAGTTTTTTCATTGAAAGGGAGAAAAATAACAGAAGAAGGTGTAACCTTTAAATCTCCATTAGATGGTTCAACAATAATGATTAGTCCAGAAAAGTCAATGGAAATACAACAAACAATAGGTTCTGATATAGCAATGGCATTTGATGAATGTGTTGATACCAAAATTACTGATTATAATTATTTTAAAGAATCTGTAGATAGAACATTTAGATGGGCTAAACGTTCTTATGAAGCTCATAATAGAGATGATCAAGCATTATTTGGAATAGTGCAAGGGGGACTTTATTCAGATTTGAGACAAAGAAGTTTAGAACAAATAATTTCCATACCTTTTGATGGTTATGCTCTTGGTGGTTTAGCTGTTGGAGAACCTTATCAAGAATCTGAAAAAGTTTTAAAAGAGTTTGCAAATAAGCTTCCACAAGATAAACCAAGATATATAATGGGAATAGGATCTCCAACAATGATGCTTTTGTCTGTGGAAAATGGAATGGATATGTTTGATTGTGTATTGCCTACAAGAATGGGAAGGCATGGAACTGCTTTAACTTGGAAAGGCAAACTAAATTTAAAAAATTCAAAGATGACATTTGATGATAAACCTATTGAAGAAGGTTGTACATGTTATGCTTGTCAAAATCATTCTAGAGGTTATATAAAACATCTATACAAAAGAGATGAATTACTTGCAAAAACATTAATTAGTATTCACAATCTTCATTTTAATATTTCATTTGTAAAAGCTATGAGAAAAGCTATAGAAGAAGATAGGTTTAGAGAATTTAAAGAAGAATTTTTTAAAACATCAACATATCCTTTGAAAAATTAA